One stretch of Miscanthus floridulus cultivar M001 chromosome 18, ASM1932011v1, whole genome shotgun sequence DNA includes these proteins:
- the LOC136520597 gene encoding ATP-dependent zinc metalloprotease FTSH 1, chloroplastic-like, with protein sequence MAPPSVSASHLLITASLPKPKPSSLRPPRLPLAKPLPAAAALLALTASPALAADAPAPAPALAPELQAEAPTTTANPFSSSLLTAPKPSAAASDLPEGAQWRYSEFLSAVKRGKVERVRFTKDGGLLQLTAVDGRRATVVVPNDPDLIDILATNGVDISVSEGESAGPGGFVAFVGNLLFPFLAFAGLFFLFRRAQGGPGAGPGGLGGPMDFGRSKSKFQEVPETGVTFLDVAGADQAKLELQEVVDFLKNPDKYTALGAKIPKGCLLVGPPGTGKTLLARAVAGEAGVPFFSCAASEFVELFVGVGASRVRDLFEKAKAKAPCIVFIDEIDAVGRQRGAGLGGGNDEREQTINQLLTEMDGFAGNSGVIVLAATNRPDVLDSALLRPGRFDRQVMVDRPDVAGRVKILEVHSRGKALAKDVDFEKIARRTPGFTGADLQNLMNEAAILAARRDLKEISKDEISDALERIIAGPEKKNAVVSEEKKRLVAYHEAGHALVGALMPEYDPVAKISIIPRGQAGGLTFFAPSEERLESGLYSRSYLENQMAVALGGRVAEEVIFGQENVTTGASNDFMQVSRVARQMVERFGFSKKIGQVAIGGPGGNPFLGQQMSSQKDYSMATADVVDAEVRELVEKAYSRATQIITTHIDILHKLAQLLIEKETVDGDEFMSLFIDGQAELFVA encoded by the exons atggcgccgccgtcggtGTCCGCCTCCCACCTCCTCATCACCGCCTCGCTCCCAAAGCCGAAGCCTTCCTCCCTCCGCCCGCCGCGGCTCCCTCTCGCCAAGCCCCTCCCCGCGGCAGCGGCGCTCCTCGCTCTCACCGCCTCACCCGCGCTCGCCGCAGACGCGCCTGCCCCCGCCCCGGCCCTGGCGCCCGAGCTCCAGGCCGAGGCGCCCACCACGACCGCCAACCCCTTCTCCAGCTCGCTCCTCACGGCGCCCAAGCCCTCCGCGGCCGCCTCCGACCTCCCCGAGGGCGCGCAGTGGCGGTACAGCGAGTTCCTGTCCGCCGTCAAGCGGGGCAAGGTGGAGCGCGTGCGCTTCACCAAGGACGGCGGCCTGCTCCAGCTGACGGCCGTCGACGGCCGCCGCGCCACCGTGGTGGTCCCCAACGACCCGGACCTCATCGACATCCTGGCCACCAACGGCGTCGACATCTCCGTCTCCGAGGGCGAGTCGGCGGGGCCGGGCGGCTTCGTCGCCTTCGTCGGCAACCTCCTCTTCCCGTTCCTCGCCTTCGCgggcctcttcttcctcttccgccGCGCGCAGGGCGGGCCAGGCGCCGGCCCCGGCGGTCTCGGCGGGCCCATGGACTTCGGCCGCTCCAAGAGCAAGTTCCAGGAGGTGCCTGAGACGGGCGTCACCTTCCTCGACGTTGCCGGCGCGGACCAGGCCAAGCTCGAGCTGCAGGAGGTCGTCGATTTCCTCAAGAACCCCGACAAGTACACCGCGCTCGGAGCCAAGATCCCCAAGGGGTGTCTCCTGGTCGGCCCGCCTGGGACTGGGAAGACCCTCCTCGCGCGTGCCGTCGCTGGGGAGGCTGGGGTGCCCTTCTTCTCCTGCGCGGCCTCTGAGTTCGTCGAGCTCTTCGTTGGTGTCGGTGCCTCCAGGGTGCGCGACCTCTTCGAGAAGGCCAAGGCCAAGGCGCCCTGCATTGTCTTCATTGATGAGATTGACGCCGTCGGGAGGCAGCGTGGTGCCGGACTTGGTGGGGGTAATGACGAGAGAGAGCAGACCATTAACCAGCTCTTGACGGAGATGGATGGCTTCGCTGGCAACAGTGGTGTCATTGTGCTTGCCGCGACCAACAGGCCCGATGTGCTGGACTCGGCGCTCCTACGTCCAGGGAGGTTCGATAGGCAGGTCATGGTTGACAGGCCAGATGTTGCAGGGCGCGTCAAGATTCTTGAG GTCCACTCCCGAGGAAAGGCTTTGGCAAAAGATGTCGACTTTGAGAAAATTGCTAGAAGGACCCCTGGTTTCACTGGTGCTGACCTCCAAAACCTCATGAATGAGGCTGCCATCCTTGCTGCTCGCCGTGATCTTAAGGAAATTAGCAAGGATGAGATCTCTGATGCTCTTGAGAGAATCATCGCTGGGCCTGAGAAGAAAAATGCTGTTGTTTCTGAGGAGAAGAAGAGGCTTGTAGCTTACCATG AGGCTGGTCATGCCCTTGTCGGCGCCCTCATGCCAGAGTATGATCCAGTAGCCAAGATTTCCATCATTCCTCGTGGCCAGGCTGGTGGACTCACATTCTTTGCTCCAAGCGAAGAAAGGCTAGAATCTGGATTGTACAGCAGGAGCTATCTTGAGAACCAAATGGCTGTAGCCCTTGGTGGCAG GGTTGCTGAAGAGGTGATCTTTGGCCAAGAAAATGTCACAACAGGAGCTTCCAACGACTTTATGCAGGTGTCACGTGTTGCAAGACAGATGGTTGAAAGATTTGGATTCAGTAAGAAGATTGGCCAAGTTGCGATTGGGGGACCTGGTGGAAACCCTTTCTTGGGGCAACAG ATGTCAAGCCAGAAGGACTACTCGATGGCGACAGCAGATGTTGTGGACGCTGAGGTGAGGGAACTGGTGGAGAAGGCCTACTCTAGAGCAACACAGATCATCACCACGCACATTGACATCCTCCACAAGCTCGCCCAGCTCCTGATCGAGAAGGAGACCGTGGACGGGGATGAGTTCATGAGCTTGTTCATTGATGGCCAAGCCGAGTTGTTTGTCGCTTGA